From Clostridia bacterium:
TGCAGACAAGCATAACACGTGGTACAAATATAAACATGATATTATACTCTTCAGCCCTAGTCCCTATTCAGTCTCCGTCCCGGTATTCCTGCTATTGTGCTTCCGTCTGGAAAGCTGTGTACTACAACTGAATTTGCACCAATTTTGCAGTTGTCCCCAATTTTTACTCCTCCCAATACCTTTGCTCCGGCTCCAATCACTACGTTATCTCCTATATATGGATAATCATGCCTGTCATCCTTATAGTTTTCACCACATGTTACTTGCTGAAGTATAGTTGCATTTATCCCTATGTAGGTATTCCCTCCGATTACAATCCCGTTAGGATGCTGGATAACCAATCCCGGGCCAATCTTACATCCTAAACAAAACTCTGCACCCGTACATTTAATATTGTGATTCCTGATAAGCTTCGCTAGCAGATATAACTTCCTAGAACTGAAGTAATCAGATATCCTGTAAAGTGCTACAGCTCTAAAACCCATGTGTAAAAAGTAGTACTTTATAATAGCATAAATTCCTACATCCCTATTTACTAATCTCCCTAAATCCTTCTTTAAAGCACTCATTATATCACCATATTTCTATTTCAATCTAATGTAGATTCCTCTTTAATACCTTATTGAAAGTAATATTAACCTTTTTACCAAATTGCCTTAACCTGTTTATATCTTCACTGTCAAAATATCTAAAAACAAAGCATACCGCCAGAAAGGCCAGAACAGATAATGCCCCTAAAAAAGCCAGCACTAATATATTCACACCACTATAATCAATAATACTAAAACCAAATATTACTACAGCGCTTGAAACAGCCAGAGGTAGATACACTCTAAACAAAAAGTATAATGTCTTTATATTCAATACCCTTTCAAAATAACAAATGAAAAAAGGTACCGGTATCATACTTGCAAGAAACGCTATTGCAGCTCCCGATACTCCATATATCGGAATGAAAGCTACGGATAAAACAACTCTCATAACACTCGTAATAATAACATAGATTGTGTTAATTTTAGGCATATTTAAGCCGTTAAACATATAGTAGCATATTGCATTACCTGATAATAACAGGTTTGAAACTAACAGTATACGAAATACATTTGCAGATTCAAGTGAAAAATCCTTACCCATCCATAACGTAAGCAAGTTTTCTGAGTATAAAAAAACAGGGATTGTTATACAAAAACTTATTAATGATATATACTTTAGAGATTTACAGTACAAACGCCTTATTTTATCAGTATTGCTTGTTGCCGATAGCTCACTGGTCAGAGGAAAGATTACATTTGTGATATTAGTTATCACATTATTAAACTTTACTGCTGCCCCGGCAGGAACTACGTAATATGTAACTGATGAAACATTTACCATGGAACCTAAAATTAGACGGTCAAACTGACCGAAAAAAGCCTGACTTAATTGAGTAATCATGTTGTACACGCTGAAAGAGAACATTTCTCTGAAAAGCACTCTATTAAAGTAAAACTTAACGGACAGTTCCGGTATCAATTTTCTATCGGTAACATAATAAACAATAATTGCAGCAATGCTGGATGCCAACTTTATCAGCATTACAGCTTTCAAGCCGTATCCAAGAATCAAGCAGAGAGCTATTCCAAAGTTTGTGAATGTCGATAGCATAATATTGCATTTTGCTTGTACTACATTCATCTGCAGTGCATAGGGTATGTTGCTGAAAACTGACAATACCATGTTCAAAATGATATTTGCACTTGCTATGTATAATGAAAACTTTAAATCTGTCATAAGGCCGGCATCAATCTTAAAGTAGTATAAATATCCAGAATTAATAAATAAAATTAATAAGAGTGATGCTATCACTCCCATTATTGTATAAATTATTAATGACAGATTTACAACATTCCTAACCCTTGCTATATCTCTCTTTGCATAACTTTCAGATATCTGCTTTACAGCTGCTCCTGTAAAACCTAAATCCAAAAACCCGAGAAAACCCGTCAATGTAGCTGTAAGCGCAATTATACCGTAGCTAGCGGCCCCAAGCTGATTTACCATAAACGGTGTCAAAAGAAAAAACAATAATGAATTCCAAACAAAACTAATCAAGTTTGCACTAGAGTTTTTAAATACCTTTTTAGCTATACTCAAGATAATTCTCCTATTTTCTCCGGTAAATTACACTTTTCTTTATATGAGTTATATACACTTTTCAAGCCATCCTCTAATTCTATGCGATACCTCCACCCAACTTCTTGTAGTTTACTTACATCCAATAGTTTTCTTGGTGTGCCGTCAGGTTTACTTGTATCAAACCTCAATTCTCCGCCAAATCCTATAGTTTTTTTTATTAACTCGGCCAATTCACGTATACTGATTTCTTTTCCCGATCCTACATTAAAAAAGTCATTTCCGTTATACCTTTCCATAAGGAACAGGCACGCATCTGCCAAATCATCTACATGGAGAAACTCCCTAAGCGGTTTTCCTGTCCCCCATATTTCAACATGGGGTAATTCATTGACCTTTGCTTCATGTATCTTTCTAATTAGCGCAGGCAATACATGTGAATTATTTAAATCATAATTATCATTAGGCCCATATAGATTTGTAGGCATTACACTTATATAGTTAGTACCATATTGGGTGTTAAAATATTGGCACATTTTCAGTCCAGAAATTTTAGCCAGTGCATATGCCTCATTTGTAAGCTCAAGTGGGCCTGTAAGAAGATATTCCTCTTTTATCGGCTGAGGGCACATTTTAGGGTATATACATGAACTTCCAAAAAACATTAGTTTTTTTACATTATGCTTATGTGCACTCTTAATTATATTGCACTGTATAAGCTCGTTTTCCATTATGAAATCCGCAGGGTAAGCAGAATTTGCACCAATTCCCCCTACTTTAGCCGCAGCTAGAAAGACATACTCAGGTTTTTCTTCTTTGAAGAATCTCTCAACAGCTGCCTGATCAGTTAAGTCAAGCTCCCTATGAGTTCTCCCCATAATATTCTTATAGCCCCTGCCCTCTAAATTTCTAAGTATTGCAGATCCTACCAGACCTCTGTGACCCGCAACGTATATTCTGCTATCCTTATTCATAACATTCTCTTTATTTGAATAAACTTCTTTCGAATTATCTCCCATATATATCATCTATCCTCACAATATCATCTTCCTCAAGATAAGACCCGCATTGTGTTTCAATAATTTCAAGGGCAACAAAGCCCGGATTTTCAAGTCTATGTATAGTCCCTACAGGTATAAAAGTAGACTCATTTTCATGAACAAAATACTCTTGATTTTCTCTTGTAACTTTTGCCACTCCTCCGACCACAGTCCAATGCTCACTCCTGTGGTGGTGATATTGTGTGCTGAGCCGTTCTCCGGGCTGTACCACAACTTTTTTTATTTTATAGCCCGGACCTTTATGTAAAATCCTGTAATGTCCCCAAGGTCTATCCACTGTTGTATGCTCAATATGCTTGGTACTATTCTTTTCCTCAAGCTTATCAACTACTTCCTTTATCCTGTATGTCTGATCAAGAGGTGCCACTAGTAATGCATCGGCAGTATCTATTACTGCAACATCTGATAACCCCAGAGATACTACTAGCCTGTCAGTTCCGTATATATAGCAATTTTTCGTATCAATGCATATGTGTTCGCCATTAGTTATATTCCCATCGTCGTCTTTATCGCTTGCTTCATATAAGCTCTTCCAATTTCCTACGTCACTCCAGCCTATATCAGCTTTAATTACAAAAGCCTTTCTTGTATGTTCCATTATCGCATAGTCAATTGACATGGGGCTTATACTTTTAAATGACAAGCTTACATCACTCTCATTATCCGGATTGATATCACAAAATGCTCTATAAATCTCAGGACTATACTTCGATGCTTCCTCTAATAAAGTTCCTACATGAAAAATAAACATACCGCTATTCCATAAGTTCATTTCTTCTTCCAACAACTTAATGGCTACTGCCTTATTGGGCTTTTCAATGAAACGATCTACCTTATAAATATCTCTTGAAGAATTCAGCACTTCCAGAGTCTTTATATATCCGAAGCCTGTTTCAGGGTACGTAGGAAGTATACCAAATGTAAGCAGACATCCTTCACTTGCTTTTTCAATACCTTTCTTCAATACTTCTAAAAACATATTTTCCCTCATTATCAAATGATCAGAGGGGAGAATAACCATTACAGAGTCATCCCCATACATTTTTCTACACTTTATAGCTGACCATAAAATCGCAGGTGCTGTATTCTTTGATTCAGGCTCAGTCATAATATGAACAGAATTCTGAGAACCAGAGGAATTGACCGAATCTTTATCATACAAGTTCTTCAACTGTGTCTTAACCTGGCTATACAGGTCCTTGTTAGTGATAACCCACTGGTTTTCCTTGCTTATCACAGACAAGACACGTCTGCTTGTCTCCTGAAGGAGCGTGTTGTTACCAGTTAAGTTAAGTAACTGTTTCGGAACCAGCCTTCTGCTTAACGGCCACAGTCTTGTTCCACTTCCCCCAGCTAAAATCACCCCTATTACTTTCATATTTATCATCCTTTTAATTTATGCTCTATTCATGGTATATTGATATTGTAGAGATGTTATGCTACTAAAAACTGTATGATTGCAATCCGCCTGAACCATCATCCTTACAAGACCCTCAAAGTCTACTTTCCTCTTCCAGCCTAAATCTCTCTCTGCCTTTGATGGATCTCCCAACAACAGCTCAACTTCAGTTGGCCTAAAATATCTCGGGTTTACTTCGACCAGCAATTTACCCGTTTTTTTATCATACCCTTTCTCACTTACCCCGTAGCCGTCCCATCTGATATCTATACCCACCTCACCAAACGCCAGTTCAACAAATTCTCTTACTGTATGAGTTTCTCCTGTGGCAAGAACGTAATCCGCCGGTTTTTCCTGCTGGAGCATAAGCCACATACCCTCAACATAATCTCCTGCAAAGCCCCAGTCTCTCTTTGCATCCAGATTACCAAGCGCTAATTTTTCTTGCTTCCCTGCAATAATGTTTGCAACAGCCCTTGTAATCTTCCGGGTAACAAAGGTTTCTCCCCTGCGTGGCGACTCATGGTTAAAGAGTATTCCATTGCATGCATACAAATTATATGCCTCTCTATAATTTACAGTAATCCAGTATGCATAGAGTTTTGCTACCGCATATGGACTCCGGGGATAAAAAGGCGTATTTTCGTTCTGAGGCTCAGAGCCTGGAATCCCTCCGAAAAGTTCACTTGTCGAGGCCTGATAAAACTTAGTTCTAATACCACTTTCCTTTATAGCATCAAGCAATCTTATAGTACCTATTGCATCTACTTCAGCAGTATATTCAGGTACTTCAAAGGACACCTGTACATGGCTTTGTGCCGCTAAGTTATATATCTCATCAGGGTTTACCTTTTCTATCAGCCTGTTCAGATTACTGGAATCCGTCAAATCCCCATGGTGCAAAAATAATGTTTTATTACCGATTTCCGGGTTCTCAAAGAGGTGATCAATCCTTTTCGTATTGAAGCTACTGGCACGACGTATTATTCCATGCACCTCATAGCCTTTTTCCAATAAAAATTCTGTCAGATAAGATCCGTCTTGACCGGTGATACCTGTGATAAGTGCCTTTTTCAAACAAGAGACCTCCTTAAATATCTAAAATGCGTGCCTATCCCCAAATAAAACAGGAATTGTCCTAAAAATAATTTTTATATCATAGCAAAAATTCCGTTCTCGTATATATTTAAGATCTAATCGTACCATTTCATCAAACCCAAGCTTATTACGCCCACTCACCTGCCATAGACCTGTTATGCCAGGTTTAACCGACATTCTCAAATTATGCCATCTGTCATATCTGATTACCTCTCTTGGAAGCGGAGGACGGGGACC
This genomic window contains:
- a CDS encoding serine O-acetyltransferase, producing the protein MSALKKDLGRLVNRDVGIYAIIKYYFLHMGFRAVALYRISDYFSSRKLYLLAKLIRNHNIKCTGAEFCLGCKIGPGLVIQHPNGIVIGGNTYIGINATILQQVTCGENYKDDRHDYPYIGDNVVIGAGAKVLGGVKIGDNCKIGANSVVVHSFPDGSTIAGIPGRRLNRD
- a CDS encoding flippase, which codes for MSIAKKVFKNSSANLISFVWNSLLFFLLTPFMVNQLGAASYGIIALTATLTGFLGFLDLGFTGAAVKQISESYAKRDIARVRNVVNLSLIIYTIMGVIASLLLILFINSGYLYYFKIDAGLMTDLKFSLYIASANIILNMVLSVFSNIPYALQMNVVQAKCNIMLSTFTNFGIALCLILGYGLKAVMLIKLASSIAAIIVYYVTDRKLIPELSVKFYFNRVLFREMFSFSVYNMITQLSQAFFGQFDRLILGSMVNVSSVTYYVVPAGAAVKFNNVITNITNVIFPLTSELSATSNTDKIRRLYCKSLKYISLISFCITIPVFLYSENLLTLWMGKDFSLESANVFRILLVSNLLLSGNAICYYMFNGLNMPKINTIYVIITSVMRVVLSVAFIPIYGVSGAAIAFLASMIPVPFFICYFERVLNIKTLYFLFRVYLPLAVSSAVVIFGFSIIDYSGVNILVLAFLGALSVLAFLAVCFVFRYFDSEDINRLRQFGKKVNITFNKVLKRNLH
- a CDS encoding GDP-L-fucose synthase — its product is MNKDSRIYVAGHRGLVGSAILRNLEGRGYKNIMGRTHRELDLTDQAAVERFFKEEKPEYVFLAAAKVGGIGANSAYPADFIMENELIQCNIIKSAHKHNVKKLMFFGSSCIYPKMCPQPIKEEYLLTGPLELTNEAYALAKISGLKMCQYFNTQYGTNYISVMPTNLYGPNDNYDLNNSHVLPALIRKIHEAKVNELPHVEIWGTGKPLREFLHVDDLADACLFLMERYNGNDFFNVGSGKEISIRELAELIKKTIGFGGELRFDTSKPDGTPRKLLDVSKLQEVGWRYRIELEDGLKSVYNSYKEKCNLPEKIGELS
- a CDS encoding mannose-1-phosphate guanylyltransferase/mannose-6-phosphate isomerase, with amino-acid sequence MKVIGVILAGGSGTRLWPLSRRLVPKQLLNLTGNNTLLQETSRRVLSVISKENQWVITNKDLYSQVKTQLKNLYDKDSVNSSGSQNSVHIMTEPESKNTAPAILWSAIKCRKMYGDDSVMVILPSDHLIMRENMFLEVLKKGIEKASEGCLLTFGILPTYPETGFGYIKTLEVLNSSRDIYKVDRFIEKPNKAVAIKLLEEEMNLWNSGMFIFHVGTLLEEASKYSPEIYRAFCDINPDNESDVSLSFKSISPMSIDYAIMEHTRKAFVIKADIGWSDVGNWKSLYEASDKDDDGNITNGEHICIDTKNCYIYGTDRLVVSLGLSDVAVIDTADALLVAPLDQTYRIKEVVDKLEEKNSTKHIEHTTVDRPWGHYRILHKGPGYKIKKVVVQPGERLSTQYHHHRSEHWTVVGGVAKVTRENQEYFVHENESTFIPVGTIHRLENPGFVALEIIETQCGSYLEEDDIVRIDDIYGR
- the gmd gene encoding GDP-mannose 4,6-dehydratase, with the protein product MKKALITGITGQDGSYLTEFLLEKGYEVHGIIRRASSFNTKRIDHLFENPEIGNKTLFLHHGDLTDSSNLNRLIEKVNPDEIYNLAAQSHVQVSFEVPEYTAEVDAIGTIRLLDAIKESGIRTKFYQASTSELFGGIPGSEPQNENTPFYPRSPYAVAKLYAYWITVNYREAYNLYACNGILFNHESPRRGETFVTRKITRAVANIIAGKQEKLALGNLDAKRDWGFAGDYVEGMWLMLQQEKPADYVLATGETHTVREFVELAFGEVGIDIRWDGYGVSEKGYDKKTGKLLVEVNPRYFRPTEVELLLGDPSKAERDLGWKRKVDFEGLVRMMVQADCNHTVFSSITSLQYQYTMNRA